The Microbacterium forte sequence TCGCATCCGACGGGTGAGCACCCCTTAACGAATGCGGAGCCCGTCAGATGACGGGCTCCGAGGCGGATGTGACCGCAGCTGATCAGTCGATCAGGCGAGCGGTCTCGTCGTGCCAGCTCGTTGCGATGCTGCGGAGCTTCTCTTCGTACTTACGTCCGTGGTGTGCGCAGAAGAGGAGTTCGGAGCCGTTGACCTCGGCGGCGATGTAGGCCTGAGCGCCACATGAATCACAGCGATCCATGGCGGTCAGGCGGAACTCGACGGCGGAGGTCTCACGTTCGGTCGTTGCGTTCATCATGGTGCCTCCTTGAGTGTCGGGTTCGCTGGTTGGGCGTGTTCAATACAACCACGCTGACGGTGTGCACATGCCCGGT is a genomic window containing:
- a CDS encoding DUF7455 domain-containing protein translates to MNATTERETSAVEFRLTAMDRCDSCGAQAYIAAEVNGSELLFCAHHGRKYEEKLRSIATSWHDETARLID